CTGGGGTTATACAGAATCGGAGAAGCTTGTCAGACATGGTGTGATGATGCTTTATGAAGGCATGCTTCAgaatatggatttttttttacattgtgagGAGCAAAATGCACAGTTTTCTGAACATTGAACATATCAAGGTTCTTCAGAGAAGTGTTTCTCATCTGCAGAATCTCAAAGGCACAATTAAAAAAGCGTTCTTACGGTTTTACGTTAAACCATCGTCCACCACGAAACGAGAAGCATGTCTTGGCCAAATGCATGGAAAAAGTCAATTTACAAACAATGCGAACGGTTTCACCTTAAGCTTCTGATCCTTTCTGCTCTTGGTTACGGAGCAGCTCTTCAGCACATCAGCTTGTTTCACTGAGATGTTTCACGGACACATTTGACCACCTGCAGACAGGCTGCTTCTGCTGAACTCCTAATGATAATCTAGAGCTTCATAGAATGCGAAGAGCAGTGCCTGACCGCTCTTTCCGCTCTCTGATCACTGGTCTTCGTTGCAGGATGCCGATGGCACTGGATGGGTAGCCGACCATTAAGCTGTGCTGCAGTTCTATGCATTCTATTCGTTCAATGTTGCAGACCCCTTAGAAGTACGTATTCCTGCAGTTTATTTTTAGAATTCAGGGATTGACAAAACCCTTCCCTTCGTGTTGTACCATTTAGCAATTTAGCAGTTTGGCACAACTTTGGAACCTGTGACCATCAGTAATTATCAGTAAGTACCTCTACCACTCACTTTCCAAAAGTGCTGGACAACTTTCAGCTGCTCTCCCCAGTCAATTTCATCACCTCCGTCGTTGTCACTAATCCGATAGTGACATTCGCAATCTTAGTTCCATTGTCACCCATGAATATGACTGTCACCATTTTTACCAGTGTGTCACTGTGTCCAAAGGTGCCTGGCTGTTCCCCTGGTCACATCGGAACAATTAAGGCACCCGGTGGCCATTGCAGACCAGCAGAAGATAATAATCAATTCAAAATTCTGAATAATGTGACATACTTCATATAGCATTTTATTACTTGCATATCTCATTTTTAAATCTCAGTAAAGCTTCATAATACAGACTTGGAAAATTGtacttttttttctaaaaatattTGATATGACtaatttattatatataaagtatttaacagtaatatgcagaaaatattaatttatttagatTGCAGAGCATATTAtaaaaatagcatttttatATTCCATAtgttcaaaaaaataaaagtattgctaaaatgttttttttcatattctTTTCCCTTGCTAATTTCAGCATCGTCTTTTCAGTATTTCCGTAAAATTCAGATTTTTCAGACACTTTGCGTTACCTCATCTGCTTCGTCGTGGTCGTGTTTGGAAGAGCTTGATCTTTTAACTGGCCGCATCCCCATGAATGGCGGCAACCGACATCAGTCTCGCCTTTGCCGGTGCGGATCGCTCCTCTGGCCGATACGGGGATCCGCGGGGATCGCCAAGTTGCGTAACAAGCAATCATGTGCCCCAGCTGTGGTTTCGTGCTTAGATCCCACGTGTGTATCGTTGGCTGTTTCCTTGGTGATGTAAAACCTTGTCAAATCtttataatgttatatttttacacattgtttttcctttttttccgtTAATTGCATTGTGCTCACAATTTATTTCCCAGAATGCTTAAAAAGAGAAgtctttgttattttaaagaaactgaaatatttaacagggcGAGGAACTGtcgtgtgtaaaaaaaaaaaaaaaaggctgacATAAGTTGTATTTTTCTCTGCTGCACATTACAGTGTGCAAGCGTGCaggctgtgtattgtgttgAGTTGATGTTGACTCTGACTTGTATCATACTTGCTGTGACTGGCGACGAGAGCGTTGCTGACTCTGAGCCGCAGCCATCTGTCCTAAATAAATGTTATATACAAACATCGGAGGGCTCCAATCATTTCTGCCTCCCGCAGGGTTTCTCCTGAAGGACAGCAGCTTCAGAGGATGAAAACGACCCACCCCAGCTGCTCAAAACCATTCTAAGTTATAAAAAACACTTCAATTTAGTGTCCTCAGTGATCACCAACCAAATGGATGTAGAACTACACTGATCttacaccaataaataaatctcCCAGTTTTGTTCCTTTAACATTTATACAAGACGTACTAAATGAATGTTAAGAACCACCGTACTCCCAGCAAGGGAATATTTATGGTTTTGGATCCGGTCCACAACTGCTGCTACCTCATTAGATTGATAACTCTAAAGGTATTTGATGGATCGTCTTCAAACTTTGCTCATACACTCTAAGGATGAAGATCTGGGACTAAAATTTTGATACGAATCTCACCAAAACTGAAGGAGCGTCGCGTACTGATAGCGGAGAAGCGAAAGCTCAGACAGATCTCGTGAACCCGATTACATCGAGACAGGTCACTCAGAGCTGGACTTTTAATAAAGATTTATGTATAGGTGTGGAGAGTGTGCAGTGGGGCTAGAGATTAAAGAGATTGAGGGGTGTAGGAGGAGTAgggactggggggagggggtagtcCAGGGAATACACTGTTATATTATAGTTCATAAAAATCTTGAATGATGTTATGAAACTGAACaagaggagggaaaaaaacaggcacaaggaaagaCGGCACTTTAACATGGGCGCTCAAACATCTGACACCAATATTAAACATCCCCACCATGACATAAAGGGAGGGGGCGTGTGTATACAGCTTTAATGGTAAAGTCATGATAAAGTATACAAGTGAATGTACAATAATGTCACAGGACAATCACAGCGGCGCCCTCCCAAACGACTGACCCGCCCGCAGAAACAGAAATCGTACCTGACACCGGACCTCCACAGTAAAAAGCgcaaaagtgaaaataaatccTGTCATTGGCACTGCAGAATAGTGTATCTCTCGAGGATATGAGCCACTCTGAGCACAGCCCGGCCTGGCAGCACGACCGTGAACCGTCAGGGCGCCGCACGGCCCTGTACGAAGTGAACTTCCGGACACTTCTGCAGCTGCCGCACCCCTGCCCCATCAGCCACAAGAGAACCGTTAAAACACTGATCAGGGAGAACGCCGGGGTTGCAGGGAATACTGCACGTGTCACTTAACACATCTCTTTAAGAAGTAAACGAAAACTAAAATGAACAGCAGCACCGTATATTTAAAACTGGTTTTCCACGATTGGGTTAAAGTGGCCACTTGGACCATTCCGGAAGGCGGAGTGTGGAACGTCGGCCTCTCCTCAGGAACACTTCAGAAATGACCAACAGGTGCAAAaaaatttttcataaaaaaaataataacgaaAAACGAAACAGTTCCTTTGCGCAGTAAATGCACAAAGACGTAACGGCAGACAGCAGAAATCCTTCATGTAGCGTTACACACGTCTGCCATCAAGGCCTCGCTTCAGTACAGACAACAGCTGAATCCCCCCTCCAAAGAGCTTCATTTACTGCCAGATGCAAGATctgcacattaaaaaaaaacctgcagatGTTTCACTTAAGAATGGAGTGTTAATACATGTTTACAAAGAGATGATTCTTTTTCCCCACATTTAAATCTGACAGATAATACGATAAAGCTGTTGTCCTTCATCCGCTGTGGCCCGTTGGGGGGAGGTaggagtgggaggggggggggggaccaatgGCGTCCATTCAGGAAGGAGTGCGTCACCAGGAAAAggttgggggcgggggaggCAAGGCCAGCGTCATTCGTAGGCGTTATCTGGTAAGGCAGACACCTCAGTTTAGCCCCTGTGGCCAACGGATGGAAACTGGGCCCGGTGCTGACGTTCTTTGCAGGTCTGAGGGGCAGCCTGTCGCTCAGGAGGTACTGACACCAGGGGCCTTTGGGATCCGACGGCCCTGACCGTTTCCGGATAAACAAAAGCCCGGCCGTGGCTATAGGCCGAGGATTCAAAATCAACCAAGTACATATGaccttaaaaaaaacaaaaaaaaaaaacttatcaaCTTGGCTTTGTTGATTAATAATCACGATAACCGTCAAAGGCAGTCCCAGAAAAAACGTTTGTCCGTGGGCGTTCAAAAGGTACAGACTGATCCCTCAGCAGGTCCACACCTGGggtagagaaggagagagagagagagagagagagagagagagcggtgAGGGGCCCGGTCATATGGCAGCCCGAGAAAAGGCTTGTTTGGTCATGTTACCGCCAGCCTGGAGCACGTTTCCTGTCAGGAAGCTCTATGACAATGAGAAGGTCAGTGCAGCCATAAAACACACTTATCAGCCTGTGCTGGTCCACCAGGAGCCAGAACGATACAGAGAAAGATACGAAGGAATGAGGACACACCTTCACCGTGCTGTCCACTGCTCCGGAGAAGAGGCGCCCCCTAGAGACCGCCAGGGCTGTGACGCTGCCTTGATGCCGCAGCAGGGTCTGGGTGCAGATCATGTTGTCCATGCTCCATACCTGCGATGAAAAGACTGGCTCAGCTGCGCAGTAAACGCGCTCAGCTGCGCAGTAAACGCGCAGCCGCTAAGGCTAAAGAAGGGGTGTGCTTACCCGGAGGGAGCGGTCATAAGAGGCACTGAACACTTTGGTCTGGTCGGGGGTGGAGATGACCGCCAGGGCGTACACTGTGCCGACGTGGCCCGTAAGGGTGCGCACCTGCTCCTTAGACTCAATGTCCCACACCTGGAGAGGAGATACGTGGGCGTTAGCATAGCCGCGTTAGCATAGCTGCGTTAGCATAGCATCGAGCCGCTAATGGCACAAGGGGCTCTCACGTGGATGAGGTTCTCATAGGTGCCGCAGACGATGTGGTGGTTGGTGACTGCAATGGAGTAGACGCTGCCCCCAGATGTCTGCAGCACATGGACGCACTCTAGCGAGCGGATGTCCCAGAtctgggggggggttcagggaACAAGGTTTAATCTGTTGGACCTGATACAACAGCATATTAAAAGGAAGGCTCAGACATGTCGTATCTGCCTGGCTCTGGAAAGAATCGTGAACCCTGGCAGGAGATCTGCTCATGTGAGGAAGACCACAAACCATGACGGAGTTACACAGCACAAGGggtttatgtgagacacagccCAGGGGTGGGAGGGCACCGGACCATCAGGTCTTATCAACTGTGAAAACTGTGCAACTCAGCAGCTGGAGAACATCAAGTCCATCTCTATGGCAACGCCGGTGTTGATGTCATCTGGCGCTCAGTATGGCCAGTATGTggtgggagggggcgggggtatTCCACTAGTAGGATGATGCAAACCTGTGAAACTGACTGCTTCTCCGACAGCGCCTGGTTCCCATCTCAATCCCGAGGGACCCAATTAGACTGGGAACGGCAAGGGGGGTTTCTCAGCTCACGCGGGCTCATCTAGGAGTGCCACTTGAGAAAGAAAGGAGCTGCTGCCTTCAGACAGGCCAATTTCACCATGAGTCCGGGACCTCACATCAACCATCTTTGAGTATGACGGAGGGAGCGATCAAAGCACAATGTGTACCAGAGCAACCTCAGTACACGACGACATTCGCATCACCCCTGGGCCAGCAAATTCCAGTTGAGCCGGACTCCCTGTGTGGTAGTGGCAATGAAGGGGGCGGGGTCTTACCTTGATGGTCTGGTAGGAGCCGCTATACAGGTGGTTCTGAGAAGCAACCAGCGCCCGGACCCAGTGGTTGAGCCCCGTCagttccttcttcagcttgagcTCCGTGCCCATGATGTCCCACACCTGCAGCGACAGCGTGATCACAGCTAAGTGTCGCGAAAACGGGAACCGTTCTCCAGTCACACAGCCTACTCGGTACTGAAACAACGAGACGGCCTGCTCTTTACTGAAATGACCAGTCACACGGGATTTTTACTGAAATGAGGACAGGCTGTCAGGGGGCGCTAAACCCTCCCCCACATGCCGTTAAGGAGAAAAATATGAGAGGAAAGTCCCTCAAGTGGTTGGTCAATACTGTAGGCAACTCAAGAGTTGCCGCTACAGCTGTTACAAGACGACCAGTGTGCGTGTGACAGGAAGCACTACGTCATCATAACCCCCCCCTCACAAGCAGGCAGGCCACGCCAGCACTACATGTGCATTAATATGCCTCAGATTTCAAATAATCCAGCAGGCCTGCCAGGAGGACAAAGGGCCAAAGCAGAAGGCTGGTCTTGCAAGTGACTTATCAGCAGTAAAACACCTTCATTTAGAATTCTGTAAACTATAACTTGCATTTTCATTCAATGACAGCAATGAGAGGGAATATAACTCCATAAGCATTTGAGTGCATCAGGCTCCTAACTTCTGACACAGCAAACAGCACTATAAGCAGATTATTAAACTCGAGTTATTttgatatagcgcctttcacaacgaCGCAGTCACCTGACCGGTGAGCAGGCCAGGCTGCCCCTCACCTTGATGGCTTTGAGGGAACCGCTGAAGAGCATGTTGTGCGAGGACACCAGCGTGCACACGGGGTTGTCGTGAGCACGAATCGTGTTCACCTTCTGCAGCGTCTGAATGTCCCACACCTGCGGGAAGAACAGCGGCCACAGCCGGTCACCAGGGGGCGGCGTTGGCCAAAACTGGGGATTGCCAAGTCACTGCCCACAAAAAACCCCACTGGTTCAAAGGATCACTTACAATGATTGTGCAATCCGCTGATCCGCTGTACAGCTTGTtcctgaagggaaaaaaaagggggggttgAGAAACATTGAGAAAGTCATGGTCTCTGTTAAGTGAGGGCTGTGTCTCCGGGCGGGACCTCACCCCTGAATGCACAGTGCCAGTACAATGCCGTCGTGGCCTTCCAGAGTCTTCTGGCACTTGTACGTTGTGCAGGTGTCCCAGACCTCAGGAAGGAAGGAGCGACACAGAAGGTAAGGAGATGGGAAGATGGGGTAGGaacacaggggtgggggtgggggaggcgaAAGGAGCGAGGCATACCTTGATGGTTTTGTCTGAGGAACCGCTGAAGAGCAGGTCGCCGGTGGAGTAGACGCAGAGGCACCACACAGGGCCCTGGTGCCCCACAAAGGTGCCCTTGCACTTAAATATCTGCTGGGGGTCATATGCTGCAAGACAGGAGGAAGTGGTCAGAACGGACGGGGCGTGGCCATATTGGTAGGGGCGTGGTTAGATGGGGGAGTGGTCAGATCAGGAGGGGTGTGGTCAAGTCAAGAGAACGGTCAGGTCAGGGGCTTGGTCAGGTTTGGAGGGGCGCTGATCAGATTGGGAAGGGTGTGGTCAGATTGAGGGgagtggagagagagaagggggtaGGACTTACAGCCGAGGATGCCCATGTTGAGCCTGGCATTGATATGGGATAGTTCATCCTTAGACAGATAGAGAAAAAGAGACATGTGTGAGACGGCCTTTCCACAGAAGAGGGgggaacatggggggggggggggtcacacttaCGTTGAGCATAGAGGCGTCCCTCCGGAACTCCATGAGGTCCTCGCCCAACTTACTCTGGTTCTCATCCAGCACATCTGTCAGGCAGAGAGAGCGTCAGGCGCTCGTGCGACACGCAGCAAACCGCGAAACGCGATCGGCCCGCGCGACGCGAGCCGTGGGGGGTTGGCTGCCCGCCGCGCTCTCTGCAGCCAGGATAGCGAGACACGAACCACAGAAACCGACTCGCATACGTCTAGAGTACGGCTGCACAGTGAAGTGTAAGGTGAATAAGAAGCCACAGGACTGTGAGGTGACGACACACGTGGAGCAACGCAGTGCAAACCAAGCCCTCCCCAAGCCCGTTACCAAATTTGAGCTCCAGGTTCTTCTCCAGCTGGTCCAGCTTCTCGGATAGCTTTCCCAGCATAGAGCGCAGGAAGGCAATGTCCTGGTCCTTCTGGGCCAGCGCCACCTGCATCTCGTGGAAACGGTCGTCTGTCTGCTGAAGGAACTCCTTCAGGCCTTCAAACTTGCACATCTCCAGATGAGCCTCATATGTGTCCTGGTTGCCGATGAAGGTACAGCTAAGGGAAagaacgtggggggggggggtgagggacaCGCTCAGCCACGTCCAGCGAATCGGTCTCCTCAGCTCGACGTCGTCCCGTACCCGTATTTGGAATGTGGACACTTGATGTGCTCGCAGGCCTTCAGGTGAGCCTCAAGGTTCATGGTGAGCAGGGGCGGGCAGCTGGGGTTGTTGGGGCAGCGCACAGGGCGGTAATCGCAGCCGGCCTCATGGTCCCTGGAGGGAGGCGAAGAGGAACTGCCTTAAATATCTGCGTTCTGCAGTTTGCACAGTGCTAAATGCGGCAGCCTTAAACAAACATGACAGGAACGATTACGAATACAGCCCAAAAGAGAAAGGGATTAGTTTATTCCTCTAAAGAATCAATCCTCGCATAAATGGACGAACTGGTACCCCTATAATAGGAGATCATGTGACCCTCAAAGGGCTGCCGACTCCTAGATAGGTTTGGGCGTAAAAGACGGCACCAACAATAAGCATCAGTGCAATAGTTTGTAGATTCCTCAGATAAAACGACGACCGCAGGCTCTCACTTCCGGGTACTGAGTTTGATGGTGAAGGGGCAGCCGACCGGATCCACCTCGAAAGCGCCGGGCTTGCCGCTGCTGGCCGGCCGACACCCGTACTTGCAGTGGATAAAGAGCTCGCCGATCTGCTCGGCGACGGCGATGTTATTCACCACCACGGTCAGCTTGGCGGTGTCCACCGGGCACTTCTCTGCGtcggacacagacacacacctataGACATACCCGCACCCCGTCGAGACCGAGATGCTGAGCGTTCGGGAAGCAAAAAGGGCCGAGCGGCAGCAGCAATGTGCCTACCTGAGGTCAAGGCGCATCGGCGGCAGAATGTGTGCTGCAACACAGTGGGAGGGGCAGGGTTACAGGCGGAAACAACCAGAAGCAGCGCCCACTCTCGGGGTATGGTTTCAGAAAGAGGGAGCGCCGTGAACTGTGGGAAACGTGTGAAAGAGAGGCTaggactcccccacccccccccacagacagaAAAGAGGAAGCCTTGTGTCTGCTGCACTGATAAGGAGGTGCTTCCGACAGAGAACGACTCACCCCACAGGTGGTGATCACCGGGTCTTTGAACACACTGCAGCAGAGCTGACAGCAGAGCTTGACGGAGGGCTGCTCTGCAAACACCTGGGGCTCCTTGGGGGGGGTGCGAGAGGCACTGAGTCACAGACATGACACCAAACAGATTAACACCGAGCCTCCCCCGCCGCCTGCTCAGTGGTACAGTCCAGTTCCTTCTCCACCACACATCAGCCCAAGGAGGCCGCCAGTGACATCACAGAGGACAAGACCATTTTTTTCAAAAGTGAAACTCACACATTCCCAGTGCCCTAATCCTGAGCAACAGATACCAGAGAGAACTGATTGTTTGCAAAAATGCCAAGTTTGTGACAGAATCTAAGAATTTTTCACATGGAAAATTCTTCAGGTTTACCATACTACATGCCTCAGCATGCTTCATGGTAAATCCAAAGCAATGACAGGATACTATCAGAGCTTCTGGTGGCAAACCAAAGATCCAGGGAGCGATTTCCCTCAGCTCTCCGACAGCAGTACCCAGGAGCAACACCACACACGTGCCATACGACACACGCGTGACACAGAACAGGGGCTCACCGTGTCTTCCTCCTCTTCATGCAGGGAGAAGGTGGAGCGCAATGACATGTTTGACTCGGAGTGCAGGGAGCGCACAGACATGGCTGAGTCTGAACGGCGCGGAGTGCTGATGGGTGGCTGGAAGAgagagtgtggggggggtgagacTGTCCTCCACCTGTAGGGGGAGCTCTGCCCTGCCAACattcattattaattattaataattattattaaaggCCAAAGCTTAtcacaaaaacaaataaaagcgGCCAACCAGCGACTTTCCCAGGATCAATATATACACAGAGCACATTTTGAAGACTGACCAACCAAGAACAGCAGATGACCTTTCCTCACCAAATTACAGGTCGGCTCTACCCAGCTCCTCAACAAGGTCCGCCTTTCTCAATCCCAACACTCTCTCCCACTTACAAtactatctaaaaaaaaaaaaaactcccccCCGCCATGTAGAAACAAAATTCCATTAGCACCCCTCCTGTGAGCAGATTTCACTCCCAGGGCTGACCGAGGAGGAAAAGCAAATAGAAATTGTTCCCTGTTTGTCGAAACTAACGCAATTAGCAAGTCAGTTGACAACAAGAAAACTATGTTACAGAAAGAACGAGGAGAGATAAGACAGTCTTCACTTTGCACTGCATTTCGAAAACGACAACCATCCATCGAACCTCTAAACTGTTTAAAATGTAAACACAGCAAGACCAgctaatgcattttaaaagccAAAGGCAGACCACCAAAAGACCAGTAAACCATCCAAAGCGTGATAATCCTGTTAGGGAATTTGCCATGGAAACCGAGCGGCGGCTAAGGCATCAGGGCAGCTGTCACACTTACCGCACGCGTTGCCCCTTTGACATAATGCTCGGCTTCGGGGCCCCCACAGGATGCACTACGTGTCCCAGAGGATCGATCCCTAAACCCCCAGTGCTGGTTCAGCCTTGTCTCTTATCACACTCACTCGATCCAGTCATTTTTTGTTACCAGCTTAACTACACAGACCATGGAGaattagggatgggggggggggggggagtttcctGCTATTCAACTATAAACAAATGTCACCTCACAATTTCCTGTGCGAGTGCAACACGGTCCGTGTGACGGGAACTAGCTGACCGAAACGCACGGCTTAGCTGAGCCACGGAGCCAGGCGATAGGCCAGCCAGCTGAGACCGCAGccagacccccccccgcccccccactacCCCGGAGGCAGGGGAAGGCGCACTGAAGCGGCTCGTTCTGATTAATCAGCAGAAAGGAGAACACGCGACAGATAGAGACGACTAAGGACAACAATCACgcctaaaaaaaataatttaaaaaaaaaacgctaaATAGGAGTGAAGTTTTAAACATAACCTAAAGTACCGAAGTATGACAATCAGTGGcaaacatttcaggtccagaaagtaaaaacccaaaccaggattttgtttcaaccaaccaaaaaatcacagtcacagaggactcaactggctggttgaaacaaaatcctggtttggattttatttatttatttactttctggacctgaaatgtccacctctgattaCAACAGAGACCATGTGGGAAACCCAACATGAACCTAAACCATGGGCTTAAACACTGCAAGTCAGCAGGGGAAGGTGGGCCAGGAGCAGATCTCCCCAATGCTTGGAGGGTGTTTACCATGCTGTCGTCCTCATCACGTGGAGTGTAGGCCATGGTGCTCGAGGACGACGGCGTCCGACGGTGCTGCTTGTAATTATTGGAAGATTCTGCTGGAAAATGGGGGAACGGGGTGACCTGTTAGATTTTAACATACCAAATTATTCAATACTCACACTTCATAGATGAGGGACAATCAGAACCGACTCCTTCCAGGAAACTTCCCCGTTGATATTCTCCCCAACTGACCTTTAGTGATCGTTGAAACTGCTGAAAAGGCAGGTCCAAATGTGGTCTCCATTCTCGTCTGTTTAGATGGAAAACGTAGGAAAGTCAGTAAACGGGACCCTGTGCGGCACATGGAGAATGTCTGGAATCTGTTTATGAAGCTCGGCAGTCAGACGCAGGGCGCCCGAGAGCGCGCCCGAGAGCGTGCACAGGAAGCTCACCCCGTTGGCGCTGTCTGCAGAGGGGATACTGGCGTTGGCTACGGCTGATCCTCCAGAGAAACGGTTGTAGCGAGGAGTCTTACTGGAGCTCATAGTCCAGCAAAGCCTCCCAAGAATGAACAGCTGGAATCTGGGAGCGACAGAAACACCCCCAAAACCACTTATCACATTAACCATACGCACACCACTCCGCTACCCATAACACGACAccaaaaggaaataaaaaataaataaataaatcacacctAGCTAGTGACcacctgttttttttatcaACTGAAACTATTctttttaaaagaaactttACAACAAATATGACGATATTGagaacaaaacaaacattcacGATGGgtatataatcaaaacagactAGTTACACACTTGGAACTGAACAGATCTGAAACTAACTCCCACTTAAGAGTACGGCCTTAACTGCACAATAAagaagtaaaataaatattataaagTCCGAGCCAAGAAACtcagcagacagacacactctgCTGTTAAAGAAGTACACAAACTTCCAGGCAGCTCGCACACGTGATCCGACGAAACACAGACAGCCCCGATGCCGAAGATCATGGGCTTAACACCCTGCCCACATTCCATTATCTACAGAAAACTGGGGTCCCGACAAATAACAGGGCTACGGGGAACTTACGTAACCAGTCGTCAGTACTGGAAATCAGTAGTGCCGAGTGTATTTATTTGGAGGGAGCATATACGTTTAAATCAGGAACAAATGATAATTACAACACACCACCATGCACGGACAGCTGTAACCCTTGGTCTTAAGTTAGGACAACAGCCCAAACATTTCTGATACCGCATCCGACAGCAAGATGCCAAGTGGGGAAATACAACCCAGCCATCCCGGTATTCACAACAATAAAACTGTCAATCGGGGCGTGTTTAACTGTGCGAGATCCTATTAGCTACACTGGATGTTTCAGCCAAGGTGGTGTTGAATTTTTCCGCACCGTGGTCGGTTACATTAAAACTAGCAGACAGTGACGTTAGAGCAAACTGTGATAAATACGACGGCACGGTACAGGCTGTGGTTTCAGATCTCCCTTTGCCTTCGCTTCTACATTTACTGATGTGGGGCAGATCGACGGCGTTTCGTGTCTAAAGTCACGGATCGCGATAAGCTAACGGGCTAACAGGCTGAGAGTGGGAGAAGTAACGTTGATTTGCCCACTATAAGTCTGCACTAGCTAACTAGCTAACTAGCCAGCTGGGTGTCCACCAGAATGCACCGCGTCCATTTATACTGGCA
The sequence above is a segment of the Brienomyrus brachyistius isolate T26 chromosome 5, BBRACH_0.4, whole genome shotgun sequence genome. Coding sequences within it:
- the traf7 gene encoding E3 ubiquitin-protein ligase TRAF7 isoform X1 — its product is MSSSKTPRYNRFSGGSAVANASIPSADSANGTRMETTFGPAFSAVSTITKAESSNNYKQHRRTPSSSSTMAYTPRDEDDSMPPISTPRRSDSAMSVRSLHSESNMSLRSTFSLHEEEEDTEPQVFAEQPSVKLCCQLCCSVFKDPVITTCGHTFCRRCALTSEKCPVDTAKLTVVVNNIAVAEQIGELFIHCKYGCRPASSGKPGAFEVDPVGCPFTIKLSTRKDHEAGCDYRPVRCPNNPSCPPLLTMNLEAHLKACEHIKCPHSKYGCTFIGNQDTYEAHLEMCKFEGLKEFLQQTDDRFHEMQVALAQKDQDIAFLRSMLGKLSEKLDQLEKNLELKFDVLDENQSKLGEDLMEFRRDASMLNDELSHINARLNMGILGSYDPQQIFKCKGTFVGHQGPVWCLCVYSTGDLLFSGSSDKTIKVWDTCTTYKCQKTLEGHDGIVLALCIQGNKLYSGSADCTIIVWDIQTLQKVNTIRAHDNPVCTLVSSHNMLFSGSLKAIKVWDIMGTELKLKKELTGLNHWVRALVASQNHLYSGSYQTIKIWDIRSLECVHVLQTSGGSVYSIAVTNHHIVCGTYENLIHVWDIESKEQVRTLTGHVGTVYALAVISTPDQTKVFSASYDRSLRVWSMDNMICTQTLLRHQGSVTALAVSRGRLFSGAVDSTVKVWTC
- the traf7 gene encoding E3 ubiquitin-protein ligase TRAF7 isoform X2 is translated as MSSSKTPRYNRFSGGSAVANASIPSADSANGTRMETTFGPAFSAVSTITKESSNNYKQHRRTPSSSSTMAYTPRDEDDSMPPISTPRRSDSAMSVRSLHSESNMSLRSTFSLHEEEEDTEPQVFAEQPSVKLCCQLCCSVFKDPVITTCGHTFCRRCALTSEKCPVDTAKLTVVVNNIAVAEQIGELFIHCKYGCRPASSGKPGAFEVDPVGCPFTIKLSTRKDHEAGCDYRPVRCPNNPSCPPLLTMNLEAHLKACEHIKCPHSKYGCTFIGNQDTYEAHLEMCKFEGLKEFLQQTDDRFHEMQVALAQKDQDIAFLRSMLGKLSEKLDQLEKNLELKFDVLDENQSKLGEDLMEFRRDASMLNDELSHINARLNMGILGSYDPQQIFKCKGTFVGHQGPVWCLCVYSTGDLLFSGSSDKTIKVWDTCTTYKCQKTLEGHDGIVLALCIQGNKLYSGSADCTIIVWDIQTLQKVNTIRAHDNPVCTLVSSHNMLFSGSLKAIKVWDIMGTELKLKKELTGLNHWVRALVASQNHLYSGSYQTIKIWDIRSLECVHVLQTSGGSVYSIAVTNHHIVCGTYENLIHVWDIESKEQVRTLTGHVGTVYALAVISTPDQTKVFSASYDRSLRVWSMDNMICTQTLLRHQGSVTALAVSRGRLFSGAVDSTVKVWTC